The Parvibaculaceae bacterium PLY_AMNH_Bact1 genome window below encodes:
- a CDS encoding DUF4164 family protein (Derived by automated computational analysis using gene prediction method: Protein Homology.) produces MSELDKAMEAFSAALDKLEGALGGHEVRTEARSELENQIAGLKEDRARLAEELDIAHADVRRLDSLNERASAEIDATLKDIDRLLA; encoded by the coding sequence ATGGAAGCGTTTTCGGCTGCCCTGGACAAGTTGGAGGGCGCTCTGGGCGGTCATGAGGTTCGGACGGAAGCGCGTTCTGAACTGGAAAACCAGATCGCCGGCCTGAAGGAAGATCGGGCGCGCCTGGCAGAAGAATTGGATATTGCGCACGCAGATGTCAGGCGGCTGGACAGCCTCAATGAGCGGGCATCAGCTGAGATCGACGCCACGCTCAAAGATATCGACCGCCTGCTTGCTTAG